A window of Variovorax paradoxus EPS genomic DNA:
CCGCCCAGGTCGCCCAGCAGCGTGGGTCGCACTTCCACCGGGAAGAAGCTCAGGATGCGGTTCAGCGCGCGGTAGCTGTTGTTGGCGTGCAGCGTGGCCACGCACAGGTGACCCGACTGCGCATAGGCGATGGCGGCCGTCATGGTTTCGCGGTCGCGGATTTCGCCGATCTGGATCACGTCGGGCGCCTGGCGCAGCGCGTTCTTGAGCGCGACGTGCAGCGAGGTGGTGTCGCTGCCCACGTCGCGCTGGTTCACCAGCGATTTCTTGTTGGTGTAGGTGAACTCGATCGGCTCTTCCACCGTAAGGATGTGGCCGCTGGCGTTCTCGTTGCGGTAGTCCAGCATCGATGCGAGCGTGGTGGTCTTGCCCGCGCCGGTCGCGCCGACCATCAGGATCAGCCCGCGCTTGTCCATGATCAGCGTCTTCAGGATGTCGGGCAGGTTCAGGTCGGCAAAGCTCGGAATGACCGAGGCGATGTGCCGCACCACCACCGCATAGGTGCCGCGCTGGCGCATGGCGCTGATGCGGTAGTTGCCGGCGCCTTCCAGGGCGACGGCCATGTTCAGTTCGCCCGTGTTCTCCAGCTCCTGGATGCGGGCTTCGGGCACCACCTCGGACAGCAGCGCGAGCGGCGCCGTCGCGGGCAGGACCTGCGCATTGATCGGCACGCAGATGCCGTTGATGCGGATCATCACCGGGGAGTGAGCCGAGAGGTAGATGTCGGAGGCCTTGCGCTCGGCCATCAAACGAAGAATTCGCTCCATCATGTTCATCGGTCTCTCTCCTCGGGTCTGTTGTTTTCTAACGGGACAAAAGCAGGGGATCAGTCGCGCAGCAGGTCGTTCAGGCTGGTCTTGGAGCGCGTTTGCGCATCGACCGTCTTGACGATGATCGCGGCGTAGGTGCTGTAGTCCTGGCCCGACTTGGTCTTCTTGGGCAGGTTGCCGCTGATGACGACGCTGCCCGACGGCACGCGGCCGAAGAAGGTCTCGCCGGTGTCGCGGTTGAAGATCGGGGTGCTCTGGCCGATGTACACGCCCATGCCGAGCACCGAGTTTTCTTCGATGACCACGCCTTCGACCACTTCGGAGCGGGCGCCGATGAAGCAGTTGTCTTCGATGATGGTCGGGCCGGCCTGCAGCGGCTCGAGCACGCCGCCGATGCCGACGCCGCCCGACAGGTGCACGTTCGCGCCGATCTGCGCGCACGAACCCACGGTGGCCCAGGTGTCGACCATGGTGCCTTCGCCCACGTAGGCGCCGATGTTCACGTACGAGGGCATCAGGATCGCGCCCTTGGCGATGTAGCTGCCGCGGCGGGCCACGGCCGGCGGCACGATGCGCACGCCCGATTCCTTCAATTCGGCGGCCGACAGGTGCGAGAACTTGGTCGGCACCTTGTCGAAGAAGCCGAGCGAGCCGGCCTGCATCTGCTCGTTGTCCTTCAGGCGGAACGACAGCAGCACGGCCTTCTTGATCCACTGATGCACGGTCCACTTGCCGACGCTTTCGCGGGTGGCCACGCGCAGCTTGCCGTTGTTGAGTTCGGTGATCACGCTCTCGACGGCGTCGCGCACTTCGGCGGGGGCGGCGGAGGGCGAGATGTTGGCGCGGTCTTCCCACGCGGCGTCGATGATTTGTTGCAGTTGCTGGGTCATGGAGAGAGTCTCGGGTGAAAAATCGGGGCCAGGAGCCTTGGGAAACGGTGCCTCAGCGGGTCAGAGCCGGCCGTCCTGAACGAAGCGGACGATGCGTTCGGCGGCTTCCACGCACTCGGCCGTTTCGGCCACCAGGGCCATGCGGATGCGGCCTTTACCAGGGTTCGCGGGGTTGGCGCTGTGCGTCGTGTTTCGCGCCAGATAGCTCCCCGGCAGAACCGTGACATTGTATTGAGCGTAGAGCGCGCGGGCGAAGGCTTCGTCGTCGCCAGCCCACACTTCGGGCACGCCCGCCCAGAGGTAGAAACTGGCGTCGGGCAGGCGCACGTCGAGCACGGGTTCCAGCAGCGGCGTGACCGCGGCGAACTTGGCGCGGTACTTGGCGCGGTTCTCGATCACGTGCTTCTCATCGCCCCAGGCCGCAATGCTGGCGGCGGCCACGGTGCCGCTCATGGCGCTGCCGTGGTAGGTGCGGTAGAGCAAGAACTTCTTGATGATGGTGGCGTCGCCCGCCACGAAGCCGCTGCGAAGGCCAGGCACGTTGCTGCGCTTCGAGAGCGAGGTGAGGGCGATCAGGTTCTTGAAGTCGGGCCGGCCGAGCTTGACCGACGCCTCGAGGCCGCTCAACGGAGGCTCGTCGCGGAAGTAGATCTCGCTGTAGCACTCGTCGGCCGCGATCACGAAACCGTGACGGTCCGACAGGGCGAAGAGCTTCTGCCACTCGTCCAGCGGCATCACCGCGCCGGTCGGGTTGCCCGGCGAGCAGACGAACACAAGCTGGGTGCGGGCCCAGATGTCTTCGGGCACGCTGTCCCAATCGACCGCGAAATTGCGCGATGCCACGCTCGGCACGTAGTACGGCTCGGCGCCCGAGAGCAGCGCTGCGCCCTCGTAGATTTGATAGAACGGATTGGGCGACAGCACCACCGGCTGCGGCGAGACGGTGGCATCGATCACCGTTTGCGCCAGCGAGAACAGCGCCTCGCGCGAGCCGTTGACCGGCAGCACCTGCGTGGCCGGATCGAGCGCGAGGCTGTAGCGGGTCTGGAGCCAGTCGGTGAAGGCGGTGCGCAGTTTCAGGTCGCCGGCCGTGGCGGGGTAGGCGGCCAGGGCACCGAGGCTGGCGGTCAGGGCTTCCTTGATGAAGTCTGGCGTCGCGTGCTTGGGTTCGCCGATGCCGAGGCTGATGGGTGCGTATTCGGGAGCGGGCGTGACGCCCGCGAACAGTTGCTTGAGCCGCTCGAAGGGGTACGGCTGCAACCTGGAAAGCAAGGGATTCATGCCCGGGATTATCGGCGACGGCGCCTCACCCGGGACTGGGGACGCTCGTCAGCAGAGCGGGTGGTTGAACTGCCCGATCATGTTGGCGAAGTTCTGGTTGTAGCGATTGGCCGAGCTCACGATGCTGGAGCTGCGCATGTGCGCCGGCATCCGGGCCATGGCGCCGGTCTCCTTGCGGGCGAACACGCCGTCCTTGATGTCCTTGACCATCGAGCGCGACTGGCCGATGAACTCGTTGATCTGCAGCATGCCGCCGCTGCAGCTCTTGCCGCTCTGGGTCGACTGCTCGGCCATCTTCTTGCTCCAACCCGCGGCCGAGTCGGCCACCAGCGCGAGCGAGGCTTCGAAGGCGGCGAGCGCCTTCGGATCGTTGGGCGCCGCGAACAGCACGCTGGCATCGGCGTGGTTGACCTTGCCGTGATAGATGAGCCCGGCGCGGTAGTAGGCGGCGGTGTCCTTGGGCGCCTTCTCGAAGGCTTCCTTGGTGAGCGCCTGGTCGCGGGCGCCCAGGCCCTTGTCGAACGCGGCTTCGGCTTCGGCAACGGTGGTGAGCGCGGCCAGGTAGTCATTGCTCAGCTGGCGCGCCTTGTCGCCGTTGTCGGCGAGGTAGCCCTTGGAGTTGGCGTAGTCGTTCAGCTCGCGGCTCAGAGGCGACAGCACCTTGAGCGCAGCCGAGAACGCCTTGGCCGACTCGTCGATCTCGGGCAGCGGCGCGGCGATGGCAACGGCGGCGTCCAGCCTCTTGGCCGAGCGGTCGACGAGGATGTCGTTCTGGATGCGCAGGCTGGTCAGCGGCGCCTTGGCCTTCAGCAGCGGAACCTGGTTCTCGACGTAGTTCTCGCGTGCTTCCTGGAACGAGGTGCTCAGGGTGTTGGAGACGTCGACGTAGATGTTGTATTTCTCGACGAGCTGCTGCTCGTCGCTGGACTGCTTGGCGGCGACCGGGGCCTGGCCCTGCGAGGTCTTGTCCGCCTTGTCGCCACAAGCTGCGACGAGCGCCGAAATGGCGACGAGGGTGGCTCCCAAAAGTGTCTGGTACTTCATTCTTTCTTTTCCTCCGTTAAGAAAACCGAAAAGGCAGGCCGTGGCATGGCCTGCCGAAAACATCGGAGCCCGTTCGGGCCCCGGGGGAACATCGTGGGGAGGGCGCCGCTGCCTGAGGACAGCGGTCGAGGGGTCAGGCGGCGCTGCGCCGGTAGAAGGCGAGCGAACCCGCCAACGCTAGCAGCATGCCGCCGCAGGCGCGGTCGATCCAGCGCGTGGCCGAGATCGTCAGGAGCCGGATCGCGCGGGCGCCGACGAACGCGTAGGCCAGCATCACCAGCGTGTCCAGGCCCGCGAAGATCAACGCGATGATCAGGTACTGCGGCGCCTGCGCAGCCGTCGGGTCGATGAACTGCGGCAGCAGCGCCGAGCAGAAGATGTAGCCCTTGGGGTTGGTCACCGCCACGAGAAACGACTTGAAGAAGATGCGCCGGCTTTCGCCCGCAGTGACCGTGGCCGCCGCGTCGGCGTCCGGCAACTGGAAGCCGCCCTTGGACCGCAGCATGCGCAGTCCCAGCCAGGCCAGGTAGGCCGCACCGACCCATTTCAGCATCGAGAACCAGAACTCCGACGCCGCCAGCAGCGCCCCGAGCCCGAGCGCCACGGCGCCGACCAGCACGAAGTCCGACAGCACCGCGCCGAACATCCCCGGTAGCGCGCGCCGCACGCCGTGGCGCGAGCCGTTGCTGAGCGCCAGCAAAACGGTGGGGCCGGGCGTGGCGATGGCGGCGAAGGCCACGATGGCGAACAGCAGGGCGGTGGCGAGCGTCATCGGGGTGTCTCCGTCTGGGTGTTCTTCAGATCTTCTTGACCAGGACCATGCTCTTGCGGTCCCAGTTGTACTTGCGCTTGCGGGCCTCGGGCAGCCAGTCGGGGTTGACCTGCTGGAAGCCGCGCTTCAAGAACCAGTGCATCGTGCGCGTGGTGAGCACGAAGATGCTTTCCAGGCCCATCGACTTGGCGCGGTGCTCGATGCGCTTCAGGATGCGTTCGCCGTCGCCTTGCGACTGCGAGAGCGGCGAGACGGTCAGCGCGGCCATCTCGGCCGTCTTCGCCTCGGGGTACGGGTACAGCGCCGCGCAGCCGAAGATCACGCCGTCGTGCTCGATCACCGTGTAGTGGCCCACGTCGCGCTCGATCTCGGTGCGGTCGCGCTTGACCAGCGTGCCGTCGCGCTCGAAGGGCTCGATCAGTTGCAGGATGCCGCCGATGTCGTCCACCGTGGCTTCGCGCAGGCTCTCGAGCTTTTCATCGATCACCATGGTGCCGACGCCGTCGTGCACGTAGATCTCCAGCAGCAGCGAGCCGTCGAGCGCGAAGGGCAGGATGTGGTTGCGCTCCACGCCGGCCTTGCAGGCTTTCACGCAGTGCTGCAGATAGAACGCGGTGTCGGTGGGTTTCTGCGCGGGGGGAAGGGAAGCGAGCAACTTCTCGGCGGCGTCCAGCGGCAGTTCGGTGTCGATCGGGTTGTCTTCGCTCTCGGGCAGTTCGCTGTCGATGCGGATGCCCGGGATTTCGGTCAGGAAGATCAGCTTGTCGGCCTGGATCGAGATGGCCACGCTGGTGGCGACTTCTTCCATCGTGAGGTTGAAGGCCTCGCCCGTGGGCGAGAAGCCGAAGGGAGACATGAGCACCATCGCGCCGAAATCGAGCGTGCGGCGGATGCCGGACGCATCGACCTTGCGCACGAGGCCCGAATGCTTGAAGTCCACGCCATCGACCACGCCCACGGGGCGCGCGGTGATGAAGTTGCCCGAGATCACCCGCACCGTCGAGCCGGCCATCGGCGTGTTCGGCAGGCCCTGGCTGAAGGCCGCTTCGATCTCGTAGCGCAACTGGCCGGCGGCTTCCTGGGCCGAGTCGAGCGCCACCGCATCGGTGATGCGGATGCCATGCGAGTACTGCGCCTCGTGGCCCTTGGCCGCCAACTGCTCGTTGACCTGCGGACGGAAGCCGTGCACCAGCACGATCTTCACGCCCATGCTCTGGATCAGCGCCAGGTCTTGCGCGATGTTCTGCAGCTTGCCGGCCGCGATCGCCTCGCCAGCGAGGGCCACCACGAAAGTCTTACCGCGGTGCGTGTGGATGTAGGGCGCGACCGAGCGGAACCAGGGCACGAAGGTGAAATTGAAGACGGTGGACATGGGGCGTGATTGTGCATTCTTGGAAGGCATTTCGTACGGCTCAGGCCAACGCGCGCAGCACGCGGGCCGCGGCCGCGGGCGGACCCGAGCCGCGGCCTTCGTCGGCCGACGGCTGCAGCACATCCGCCTTGCGGGCGCGGAAGGTCGCAAGCAGCGCCGCATAGGCGTCGGTCGACTCGCCTGCCGGGGTGGCGGGCAGGTCGAGCAGAGCCGCCAGTTCGGCCGGGGCGATCGAGCCTTCGCGCATCAGCGCATCGACCACCGCCATCAGCGCGGCCGTGTGCGTTTCGAGCAGCGCGAGCGCGCGTGCGTGCTCCTGAGCGAGCAGCGCCTCGATCTCGGGGTTCGTCGCCTCGACGTCGGTGTTCAGGTCGTCGTTGGCGTCGTTCGCGATGTCGGTGCGGCTGAAGCGCGAGCCGAAGGCGTAGTGGCGCACGTACTGCGCGGCGTTGGCCGTGGCCTGCATGAAGTCCTGCGAGGCGCCCGAGGTGCAGGCCTCGCCGCCGAACACCATCTGCTCGGCGGCGCGGCCCGCGAGGCTCACGCAGATGCGGTCGCGCAGGTTCTCCTTCGACCAGGCCTTGCGCTGCTCGTAGCTGTTGTAGCCGCCCTCGAACGAGGCCACGTTGATCTTGATCTCCTGCGGCGCGCGGCCGAAGAGCACGCCGTAGATCACGCCGTGGCCCGCCTCGTGCACCGCGAGCAGGGCGCGGAAGTCCTCGCTCGATCGCTGCTTCAGGCGGTTGAGTTCGAGCGTGACCGGGAACTGGCGGCGCGCCTTGCGGTACTTCGCCACGATGCATGGCACGCTCGCGTCCAGCGTGAGCCACACCGGCTCGGCGCCGTCCGCGCCGCGCTCCAGCGCCCACAGCGCCGCGTTGACCAGCGTCGCGCTCAGGATCGCGTGGATCGACGAGAACAGCGGGCGCGTGCCCTGCGCCGGGAACACGGCGTTGGCGTAGATCTGCTCGTACACGCCCGCGTCGAGCACGAAGCGCACGCCGGAGCTCTCCTGGATCTCGCTCACGTAGCGGTCGCAGATCGACAGGATCAGCTGCACGTAGGTCGCGCGGTTGAACGATGGGTAGATCACATGGTTGTTGCCCAGGCGCGCGATCTGCTCGGGACGGAAGCGATTGGCGAGCGCCTTCTTCACGTCGATGACCGAGAGCTTCTTCGTGAGCGCGTGGAAGATGTCGGCGTCGGTGTCGCAGTCCTCGACGCGCTGGGCGGTCTCGGCGTACATCTCGTCCAGGTTGCCCGAGACGAACACCAGCAGCTTGCTGTAGTCGGTCTCCCAGTTCTGCTGCGTGTCGCGGAAGGCGCGCAGGCGCGCATGCACCTCGGCTGGCTTCCAGGCCATGATCTGCAGCAGGGTCTCGGGCAGCTTCAGGCAGCGTTTGACCTCGCGCGCCTCCCAGGGCGAGAGGTGCAGCTTGCGCTTCTTGAGCTTCTTCTTGTCGGCGGGGCCGTCGCGGTCCTGCTCGTACTCTGCGTACGCGAGCGAAGACTCGATCTCGCCGAGCATCGAGAGCGCGGGCGGCAGGCGGCCGTCGGACAGCAGCGCCCACACGTCCTGGTAACGCTCGACCTTGGCGTCGTGGCCGTTGCCGTCCACGGTGCGAAAGCGCTGGAACTCGTCCAGCACCAGGATGCCCGGCGTGCCCTCGACGATGCCCGACTCGGCCAGCATGGCCGAGATGGAGCCGCGGCTGTGGTGGCCCGAGCCGTGGCTGAAGCCGTCCATCTGCACTTCGATGAAGCGGTCGTAGAAGCCCAGGTGCTGGGCGAGCTTGCGCACCAGCTGCGTCTTGCCGGTGCCGGTCAGGCCCCAGAGACACACGATGACCGGGCGGCTGATGAGCTGCGGCAGCACATACCAGGCGCGCAGCGATTCGATCACGCGATCGATGATGTCGTCGATGCCGAAGAGTTCTTCCTTCAGCGATCGGGCGACGGTCTGCAGGTGCTTCGTGCGCTCGGCGAGCTCGGCATGCAGTTCGGAATGGATGTCGGTGGACATGGAATGATTTCTTTGAACGAAACAGGTACGAAAAAGCGGCCACCCCCTCGCAACGAGGGAGCGGCAGACAGACGCTGTGAAGGGACGGTTGCTGCGCTTCCGAGGCTGAAGCGCGCGACTCGAAAAAGTGGCGCGGGCCTCAGGCCGGGCGGAGCAACCTGACCCGGCCATGCGTTGGGAGCGCATGGCGTGCGCAGCGACTGCGCAAGGGAGTGAGGGCAAGGAAGGACATGGACGCGATCCTAGCGACGAGCCGAGGTCGAGTAAAGAATATTTACGCCACGCGTTGCGCGAAGGCCGCCGCTCTGTGGAAGCCGTGCAACAGCCGCGCCGCGCGCCGATAATCCGTGGTTTGCCCGCCGCGTCCCGACGACTGCTTTCCCTTGACGACCACGACACCCTCCGCCCCCTTGCGCATCGAGTTCCCCGAATCGCTTCCCGTCTCCGGCCGGCGCGACGAAATCATGGCCGCCATCCAGGCGAACCAGGTCGTGATCGTCTGCGGCGAAACCGGCTCGGGCAAGACCACGCAGTTGCCCAAGATCGCTCTCGCGCTCGGCCGCGGCAAGATCAACGCCGAGCCGGGCAAGGGCCGGCTCATCGGCCACACGCAGCCGCGGCGCATCGCCGCGAGCTCGGTGGCCAAGCGCATCGCCGAAGAACTGAAGACGCCGCTGGGCGACGTGGTCGGCTTCAAGGTGCGCTTTCAAGACCGCCTGAGCCGCGATGCCTCGGTCAAGCTCATGACCGACGGCATCCTGCTGGCCGAGACGCAGACCGATCCGCTGCTCAAGGCCTACGACACGCTCATCATCGACGAGGCCCACGAGCGCTCGCTGAACATCGACTTCCTGCTCGGCTACCTGCGCGAAATTCTTCCGCGGCGTCCGGACCTGAAGGTGATCGTCACTTCGGCAACCATCGATGCCGACCGCTTCGCGCAGCACTTCGCATCGGCCACCCCGCCGCCGGGCCGCCCCAAGGCGGGGGCGGCCCCCTTGGGGGGCAGCGACGACGCGCAGCGCGGAGCGTGGGGGCCAATGATTCCGGCGCCGATCATCTACGTCTCGGGCCGCACCTTCCCGGTCGAGCAGCGCTACCGCCCCTTCGAGGAATCGCGCGAGCACGACCTGAACGACGCGATTGCAGATGGCGTCGACGAGCTCTGGCGCGATCCGCACAACGCGGGCGACATACTTGTCTTCCTGCCCGGCGAGCGCGAGATCCGCGAGGCGGCCGACCATCTGCGCCGCCACCTGAGCCACCAGCCGCTGTTCCGCGACGCCGAGGTGCTGCCTCTGTTCGCGCGGCTCTCTGGCCCCGAGCAGGACCGCATCTTCGACAGCCACACCGGCCGGCGCATCGTGCTCGCCACCAACGTGGCCGAGACCTCGCTCACGGTGCCGGGCACGCGCTACGTCATCGACACCGGCACGGCGCGCGTCAAGCGCTACAGCTTCCGCAGCAAGGTCGAGCAATTGCTGGTCGAGCCGATCAGCCAGGCCGCGGCCAACCAGCGCGCGGGCCGCTGCGGCCGCGTGGCGAACGGCATCTGCATCCGGCTGTACGACGAGAAGGATTTCCAAGGCCGCCCGCGCTTCACCGATCCGGAAATCCTGCGCTCCTCGCTCGCGGGCGTGATCCTGCGGATGAAGTCGCTGCGGCTGGGTGATGTGGCGCAGTTTCCGTTCCTCGAAGCGCCGTCGCCGCGCGCGATTGCCGACGGCTACCAACTGCTCAACGAACTCGGCGCGGTCGACGACGGGAACGAGCTCACCGCCACCGGCGCCGAACTCGCCAAGCTCCCGCTCGACCCGCGCGTCGGCCGGATGATTCTCGAAGCCCGCACGCGCGGCGCGCTCGAAGAGGTGCTGGTCATCGCCTCGGCCCTCAGCGTGCAGGACGTGCGCGACCGGCCGATGGAAGCGCAGCAGCAGGCCGACCAGGCGCACTCGAAGTTCGACGACGAGAAGAGCGAATTCAGCGGTTACCTGCGCCTGTGGAAATGGATCGCCGACGCGCGCGGCGGCCATGGCGATACGCACAAGCTCAGCAACCGCCAGTACGAGCAGCTGCTGCGCCAGAACTTCATCAACATCCGCCGTGTGCGGGAATGGCGTGACATCCACTCGCAGCTGCTCACCGTGGTCACCGAGCACAAGTGGCGCATCAACGCGGAGCCGGCCGGCTACGAGCCGCTGCACCTGTCGATGCTCGCGGGGCTCTTGGGCAACGTCGGCTGGAAGCTCGAAGACGACGAGGCGTACCTCGGCGCGCGCGGGATCAAGTTCTACAAGCATCCCGGTGCTCACCTGAAGAAGAAGCCGGGCCGCTGGATCGTCGCGGCCGAACTGGTCGAGACAACGCGGCTCTTCGGCCGCGGCATCGCCAACATCGAGCCGCTGTGGCTCGAACAGGTGGCGGGGCATCTGCTGAAGAAGCAGTTGCTCGATCCTCACTGGGAGAAGAAGGGCGCGCAGGTGTCGGCGCTGGAGCGTGCGACCTTGTACGGCCTCGTGGTGTACAGCGGGCGCCGCGTTGATTTCACGAAGGTCGATCCGGTCGCGGCGCGCGAGATCTTCATCCGCGAAGCGCTGGTCGGCGGCCAGTGGGAAAGCAAGTTCCCGTTCCTCACCGCAAACCGCAAGCTGGTGCGCGAGGTCGAAGGCCTGGAGCACAAGGCGCGCCGGCAGGACGTGCTGGTCGATGAAGAGCTGATCTTCGCGTTCTACGACGCGCAACTGCCCGCCGACGTGGCGAGCGGCATCAGCTTCGAGAACTGGTACCGCCATGCCTCCAGGGAGCAGCCGCGCCTGCTGTACCTCACGCGCGACGAGCTGATGCGTCACCAGGCGGCCGGCATCACGACGCAATCATTCCCGCCGACGCTGCGGCTTGGCGGCGTCGATTGCGCCGCGAGCTACCTGCACGAACCCGGTGATGCGAAGGACGGCTTGACGGTCAGCGTGCCGCTCTTCGTGCTCAACCAGGTGAGCGAGGAGCGCTGCGAGTGGCTGGTGACCGGCATGCTCAAGGACAAGATCCAGGCGCTGCTCAAGAGCCTGCCACAGCGCCCGCGCTCGCGGCTGGTGCCGCTGCCCGAATCGGCGGCGAAGCTGGCGGAAGAACTCTCGGCGCCCGAGCTGTTCGGCGCCGGTTCGCTCACCGACGTGCTGCTCAAGCGCGTGCGCGACATGACCAGCATCGACGTGAAGCGCGCCGACTTCAAGCTCGACATGCTGCCGCCGCACCTGTTCATGAACCTGCGCATCGTGGACGAGCACGGCCGTCAGCTCGGCATGGGGCGCAACCTCGGCGCGCTGAAGGCCGAGCTGGGCGCGCAGGCGCGTGGCGCCTTCCAGGCGCTCGCGGGGCTGAATGTGAAGGCATCGCCGGCGCCGAGGGCTGCTGCTGCGGACGAAGGCAAGGCGCTTGCGAAGAGCGCGGCGCCCGAGAAGGCCACGCCCGCGTTGCCCGCCGGCCAGCGCTACACGGCCTGGACCTTCGGCGAACTGCCGGAGCTGATGGAGGTGCGGCGCGGATCGCAGTCGCTCATCGGCTTTCCCGCGCTGCGCGACGAAGGCGACGCAGTGACGATCGAGGTGTTCGACGAGCCCGCCGTGGCCGCCGCGAAGCACCGCGCGGGCCTTCGCCGCCTGTTCGCGCTGCAGCTGAAGGACGCGCTCAAGTACCTCGAGAAGAACATCCCCGACTTGCAGAAGATGGCCGTGGCCTACATGCCGCTGGGCACCTCGGAGGAACTGCGCGCGCAGATCATCGACGTGGCGATCGACCGCGCCTTCCTGCAGGAACCGCTGCCTACCGACGAGTTCGCCTTCAAGCGCCGGCTGGAAGAGGGACGCGGGCGGCTCACGCTGATCGCGAACGAGGTGGCGCGGCTCGCGTCGACCATCCTCGTCGAATACGCCGCTGCCGCGCGCAAGATCAAGGACACCAAGATCCAGCCCGAGGCCGTGCAGGACGCCGCGCAGCAACTGCAGAAGCTCGTCGGCAAGCGCTTCATCGCCGATTCGCCGTGGACGCAACTGCAGCACTTCGCGCGCTACCTGAAGGCCATCGTGCTGCGCCTGGACAAGCTGCGCGCCGACCCCGCGCGCGACGCCTCGAAGCTCGCCGAACTTCGCCCGCAGGAGCAGCGCTATTGGCGCCTCGTAGCCGAGCGCAAGGGCGTGGTGGACGACCGCATGCTCGAGTTCCGCTGGCTGCTGGAGGAGCTTCGGGTGAGCTTCTTCGCGCAGGAGCTGCGCACGCCGCAGCCAGTGAGCGTCAAGCGGCTGGACAAGGCCTGGGCCCAGCTGCAGGCATGAAAAAGCCCGCTGCAAGGCGGGCTTCTTTTCAGTGCAAGGCGGGCGCTATATGCGGCCCATCAGCACCAGGATGACGACGATCAGCACGATGAGGCCGACGCCGCCGCTTGGTCCATACCCCCAGGAGCGGCTGTAACCCCAGCTCGGCAGCGCGCCGATCAATATCAGGATCAGGACGATGAGCAGAATGAACGAGAGGGACATGGTTTTCTCCTGGGACGTTTGTTGTAACGAGCCTTGATGCTCATCGTCCCGGGGCGCGCGAGGCGCCGGAGAGCCGCCCCTTCGGCGGTCAGGGCTGTCCTACCGTAGGCGTCGGCGCTTGGCGCTTGCTTCGTCGGAGAGCAGGAAGTGCATGCCGATGGCGAATGCCAGGAACACGGCGCCCAGCCCGCCGACGATGGCAGCGCCGCCCCAGAGATCGA
This region includes:
- a CDS encoding PilT/PilU family type 4a pilus ATPase, which translates into the protein MNMMERILRLMAERKASDIYLSAHSPVMIRINGICVPINAQVLPATAPLALLSEVVPEARIQELENTGELNMAVALEGAGNYRISAMRQRGTYAVVVRHIASVIPSFADLNLPDILKTLIMDKRGLILMVGATGAGKTTTLASMLDYRNENASGHILTVEEPIEFTYTNKKSLVNQRDVGSDTTSLHVALKNALRQAPDVIQIGEIRDRETMTAAIAYAQSGHLCVATLHANNSYRALNRILSFFPVEVRPTLLGDLGGALRAIVSQRLLRTPAGARVPALEVMLNTALVADLIEKGDFSAVKEAMQQSMAEGSQTFEEDIARLIIEERVTREEGLAHSDSPTNLLWRLQNRAAPKQQVDDRHLTDQVDEPTFTDITLDVKF
- the dapD gene encoding 2,3,4,5-tetrahydropyridine-2,6-dicarboxylate N-succinyltransferase, with the translated sequence MTQQLQQIIDAAWEDRANISPSAAPAEVRDAVESVITELNNGKLRVATRESVGKWTVHQWIKKAVLLSFRLKDNEQMQAGSLGFFDKVPTKFSHLSAAELKESGVRIVPPAVARRGSYIAKGAILMPSYVNIGAYVGEGTMVDTWATVGSCAQIGANVHLSGGVGIGGVLEPLQAGPTIIEDNCFIGARSEVVEGVVIEENSVLGMGVYIGQSTPIFNRDTGETFFGRVPSGSVVISGNLPKKTKSGQDYSTYAAIIVKTVDAQTRSKTSLNDLLRD
- the dapC gene encoding succinyldiaminopimelate transaminase, which encodes MNPLLSRLQPYPFERLKQLFAGVTPAPEYAPISLGIGEPKHATPDFIKEALTASLGALAAYPATAGDLKLRTAFTDWLQTRYSLALDPATQVLPVNGSREALFSLAQTVIDATVSPQPVVLSPNPFYQIYEGAALLSGAEPYYVPSVASRNFAVDWDSVPEDIWARTQLVFVCSPGNPTGAVMPLDEWQKLFALSDRHGFVIAADECYSEIYFRDEPPLSGLEASVKLGRPDFKNLIALTSLSKRSNVPGLRSGFVAGDATIIKKFLLYRTYHGSAMSGTVAAASIAAWGDEKHVIENRAKYRAKFAAVTPLLEPVLDVRLPDASFYLWAGVPEVWAGDDEAFARALYAQYNVTVLPGSYLARNTTHSANPANPGKGRIRMALVAETAECVEAAERIVRFVQDGRL
- a CDS encoding DUF3829 domain-containing protein, whose amino-acid sequence is MKYQTLLGATLVAISALVAACGDKADKTSQGQAPVAAKQSSDEQQLVEKYNIYVDVSNTLSTSFQEARENYVENQVPLLKAKAPLTSLRIQNDILVDRSAKRLDAAVAIAAPLPEIDESAKAFSAALKVLSPLSRELNDYANSKGYLADNGDKARQLSNDYLAALTTVAEAEAAFDKGLGARDQALTKEAFEKAPKDTAAYYRAGLIYHGKVNHADASVLFAAPNDPKALAAFEASLALVADSAAGWSKKMAEQSTQSGKSCSGGMLQINEFIGQSRSMVKDIKDGVFARKETGAMARMPAHMRSSSIVSSANRYNQNFANMIGQFNHPLC
- a CDS encoding LysE family translocator — encoded protein: MTLATALLFAIVAFAAIATPGPTVLLALSNGSRHGVRRALPGMFGAVLSDFVLVGAVALGLGALLAASEFWFSMLKWVGAAYLAWLGLRMLRSKGGFQLPDADAAATVTAGESRRIFFKSFLVAVTNPKGYIFCSALLPQFIDPTAAQAPQYLIIALIFAGLDTLVMLAYAFVGARAIRLLTISATRWIDRACGGMLLALAGSLAFYRRSAA
- the argA gene encoding amino-acid N-acetyltransferase, which gives rise to MSTVFNFTFVPWFRSVAPYIHTHRGKTFVVALAGEAIAAGKLQNIAQDLALIQSMGVKIVLVHGFRPQVNEQLAAKGHEAQYSHGIRITDAVALDSAQEAAGQLRYEIEAAFSQGLPNTPMAGSTVRVISGNFITARPVGVVDGVDFKHSGLVRKVDASGIRRTLDFGAMVLMSPFGFSPTGEAFNLTMEEVATSVAISIQADKLIFLTEIPGIRIDSELPESEDNPIDTELPLDAAEKLLASLPPAQKPTDTAFYLQHCVKACKAGVERNHILPFALDGSLLLEIYVHDGVGTMVIDEKLESLREATVDDIGGILQLIEPFERDGTLVKRDRTEIERDVGHYTVIEHDGVIFGCAALYPYPEAKTAEMAALTVSPLSQSQGDGERILKRIEHRAKSMGLESIFVLTTRTMHWFLKRGFQQVNPDWLPEARKRKYNWDRKSMVLVKKI
- a CDS encoding AAA family ATPase produces the protein MSTDIHSELHAELAERTKHLQTVARSLKEELFGIDDIIDRVIESLRAWYVLPQLISRPVIVCLWGLTGTGKTQLVRKLAQHLGFYDRFIEVQMDGFSHGSGHHSRGSISAMLAESGIVEGTPGILVLDEFQRFRTVDGNGHDAKVERYQDVWALLSDGRLPPALSMLGEIESSLAYAEYEQDRDGPADKKKLKKRKLHLSPWEAREVKRCLKLPETLLQIMAWKPAEVHARLRAFRDTQQNWETDYSKLLVFVSGNLDEMYAETAQRVEDCDTDADIFHALTKKLSVIDVKKALANRFRPEQIARLGNNHVIYPSFNRATYVQLILSICDRYVSEIQESSGVRFVLDAGVYEQIYANAVFPAQGTRPLFSSIHAILSATLVNAALWALERGADGAEPVWLTLDASVPCIVAKYRKARRQFPVTLELNRLKQRSSEDFRALLAVHEAGHGVIYGVLFGRAPQEIKINVASFEGGYNSYEQRKAWSKENLRDRICVSLAGRAAEQMVFGGEACTSGASQDFMQATANAAQYVRHYAFGSRFSRTDIANDANDDLNTDVEATNPEIEALLAQEHARALALLETHTAALMAVVDALMREGSIAPAELAALLDLPATPAGESTDAYAALLATFRARKADVLQPSADEGRGSGPPAAAARVLRALA